Proteins encoded within one genomic window of Bacteroidota bacterium:
- a CDS encoding HTTM domain-containing protein, which translates to MQRLRTYLTQPISIAPLATFRILFGAIMFVSVVRFMLRGWVTDLYVEPKFFFSYYGFEWVKPLGEFGMYAVFAVMALATIGIALGAFYRVSSITFFLTWTYVELLDVTNYLNHYYFVSLAAFLLMLVPANRYLSVDAWRRPAIKLEFVPRWMIGALRMQMGIVYVFAGIAKINGDWLLRAQPLKIWLASRTHLPVIGWAFKYSWTAFAFSWMGCLYDLTVPFFLLWRKTRPFAYAAVIGFHLITWWLFPIGMFPFIMILGTLVFFPGEWHLKWQSRLLSFATKTQRHEENPLDLRAFVSSWPHKNKILPTLLTLHLVLQILIPFRYLLYPENLFWHEQGFRFSWRVMLMEKAGYAVFHVRDPETGKSTEVINREYLRPNQERMMSTQPDLILQFAHFLEDEYKQKGIADPEVYAEVHATLNGSGSRPFTNPNIDLTQRKEGFAPKDWILPFESHSPTFGQEDRR; encoded by the coding sequence ATGCAACGTCTTAGAACATACTTGACCCAACCGATCTCGATCGCGCCCTTGGCGACTTTCAGGATCCTGTTTGGGGCGATCATGTTCGTGAGTGTAGTCCGGTTCATGCTCCGCGGATGGGTGACGGATTTGTACGTAGAGCCCAAGTTCTTCTTCAGTTACTACGGCTTCGAATGGGTGAAGCCCTTGGGCGAATTCGGGATGTATGCGGTGTTTGCCGTCATGGCCTTGGCAACAATCGGCATCGCTTTGGGGGCATTTTACAGAGTTTCATCCATCACATTTTTCCTGACTTGGACCTACGTCGAATTGTTGGATGTCACCAATTACCTGAACCATTATTATTTCGTTTCCCTCGCGGCCTTCCTTTTGATGTTGGTTCCTGCGAATCGGTATTTGTCGGTGGATGCCTGGCGAAGGCCTGCGATCAAGCTGGAATTTGTGCCACGCTGGATGATCGGCGCTTTGCGGATGCAAATGGGCATCGTTTACGTCTTCGCGGGCATCGCGAAAATCAATGGCGACTGGCTGTTGCGGGCACAGCCCCTCAAAATCTGGTTGGCTTCGCGTACGCATTTGCCCGTAATCGGATGGGCCTTCAAATACAGCTGGACCGCATTCGCTTTCAGTTGGATGGGTTGTTTGTATGACCTGACCGTACCGTTTTTCCTGCTTTGGCGTAAAACGAGGCCGTTTGCCTACGCAGCGGTGATCGGGTTTCACCTCATCACGTGGTGGCTGTTTCCGATCGGGATGTTTCCGTTTATCATGATTTTGGGGACGCTTGTTTTCTTCCCTGGCGAATGGCATCTCAAGTGGCAATCCCGTTTGCTGAGTTTTGCCACGAAGACACAAAGGCACGAAGAAAACCCACTTGACCTTCGTGCCTTCGTGTCTTCGTGGCCACATAAAAACAAAATCCTTCCGACCCTACTGACCCTCCACTTGGTTCTGCAAATCTTGATTCCATTCCGTTACCTGCTTTATCCGGAGAATCTCTTCTGGCACGAGCAAGGATTTCGGTTCAGTTGGCGCGTGATGCTGATGGAGAAGGCGGGTTACGCAGTCTTTCACGTGCGGGATCCGGAAACCGGCAAATCCACAGAAGTCATCAACCGGGAATATCTGCGTCCCAACCAAGAGCGCATGATGTCCACGCAACCGGATTTGATCTTACAATTCGCTCATTTTTTGGAGGACGAATACAAGCAAAAAGGCATCGCCGACCCGGAGGTCTATGCAGAAGTCCACGCCACGTTGAACGGCAGCGGATCGCGGCCCTTCACTAACCCCAACATCGACCTGACCCAACGCAAAGAGGGCTTTGCTCCCAAGGACTGGATCTTACCCTTCGAATCGCATTCACCCACATTTGGACAGGAGGATCGGCGGTGA
- a CDS encoding TonB-dependent receptor, protein MEITVTDQDIVQDFYFHQFYSRLSGVEITDQTNSVNWMRNVEGMGIYAARKCELIDISRITANLATNNARQIFNNVAGLNIWENDGGGLQLGIGGRGLSPNRSSNFNTRQNGYDIAADALGYPESYYSPPVEALRRIEVVRGAASLQYGTQFGGMVNFLFKEGPQDKKIEFTSRQTGGSFGFFSSFNSLGGQVGNLNYYAFYQGKRGDGWRANSGFQQHTAYGGLRWQISPKFKLGAEYTYMHYLAQQAGGLTDAMFARDPRQSIRDRNWFQVDWNLAALTADIALSPSTKLNIRNFGLYARRDALGFLGAINRIDPLGERDLITGAFQNFGNETRLMHKYSFLKHPAAILVGARYYQGHTTAAQGLANAGSGPDFELINPEQPEGSDYVFPSRNVAAFAEQVMHLSSKWTLAPGIRYEFIRTASEGSYQVRNTDLAGNVIYEATIADIRSRDRQILLGGLGTSYKPGENLEVYANISRNYRAITFNDMRVANPNFEIDPNLRDEKGFNADLGFRGNAGNWFNFDLSAFYLYYQDRIGQVLKTDSTTYRYYRYRTNVADSRNVGLECFAEADLFRMLGNQLSTTRLTLFGNLAWIDARYLDSQQPAFDGKQVEFAPKVNLKTGLSLSHKKLKASLQWSYLSSQFSDATNAISSPNAVEGLIPSYHVLDATVGYTWKWFTLEGSCNNALNRMYFTRRAAAYPGPGIIPSDGRSFFLTLQVKI, encoded by the coding sequence TTGGAAATCACCGTCACCGACCAAGACATCGTTCAGGATTTTTACTTCCACCAGTTTTACAGCCGTTTGTCAGGCGTCGAAATCACCGACCAAACCAATTCCGTGAATTGGATGCGCAATGTCGAAGGCATGGGCATTTACGCAGCCCGCAAATGCGAACTCATTGACATCAGCCGCATTACGGCCAACCTTGCCACCAACAATGCCCGGCAAATCTTCAACAATGTCGCTGGACTGAACATCTGGGAAAATGATGGCGGCGGCTTGCAATTGGGCATTGGCGGACGTGGACTGAGCCCCAACCGCAGCAGCAATTTCAACACCCGCCAAAACGGCTACGACATCGCTGCCGATGCCTTGGGCTATCCGGAAAGCTATTATTCGCCGCCGGTAGAGGCGTTGCGGAGGATCGAGGTCGTCCGTGGGGCGGCGAGCCTCCAATATGGTACACAATTCGGGGGAATGGTCAATTTCCTCTTCAAGGAGGGCCCGCAGGACAAAAAAATCGAATTCACGAGCCGGCAAACCGGCGGCAGTTTTGGATTTTTCAGCAGCTTCAACAGCTTGGGTGGGCAGGTTGGCAACCTGAATTATTACGCATTTTACCAAGGCAAACGCGGCGATGGCTGGCGGGCCAACAGCGGCTTCCAACAGCATACCGCCTACGGCGGACTGCGTTGGCAAATCAGTCCAAAATTCAAGCTCGGCGCCGAATACACCTACATGCATTACCTCGCGCAGCAGGCGGGCGGACTCACCGACGCGATGTTTGCACGCGATCCGCGGCAGAGCATCCGCGACCGGAATTGGTTCCAAGTGGATTGGAATTTGGCAGCCTTGACCGCCGACATCGCCCTGTCGCCGAGCACGAAACTCAACATTCGCAACTTTGGATTGTATGCGCGGCGCGACGCCTTGGGCTTTTTGGGTGCCATCAACCGCATTGATCCGTTGGGCGAACGCGACCTGATCACGGGTGCATTTCAAAATTTCGGGAATGAGACCCGGTTGATGCACAAATACAGCTTTCTGAAGCATCCGGCGGCAATTTTGGTTGGCGCACGCTATTATCAAGGCCATACAACTGCCGCACAAGGCTTGGCCAATGCGGGTTCCGGTCCAGACTTTGAATTGATCAATCCCGAGCAACCTGAGGGCAGCGACTATGTCTTCCCGAGCCGCAACGTGGCGGCTTTTGCCGAGCAAGTCATGCACCTGAGCAGCAAATGGACGCTTGCGCCGGGGATTCGGTATGAATTCATCCGCACCGCCTCGGAAGGGAGCTATCAGGTCCGCAACACCGACTTGGCGGGAAATGTCATTTACGAAGCCACGATTGCTGACATTCGCAGCCGTGACCGCCAAATTCTGCTTGGGGGCCTAGGGACATCTTATAAACCAGGCGAAAACCTCGAAGTCTACGCCAACATCTCGCGCAACTACCGTGCGATTACATTCAACGATATGCGCGTGGCCAATCCCAACTTCGAGATCGACCCCAACTTGCGCGATGAGAAAGGCTTCAATGCCGACCTCGGATTCCGGGGGAATGCTGGGAATTGGTTCAACTTCGACCTGAGTGCCTTTTACCTTTATTATCAAGACCGCATCGGGCAAGTCCTGAAAACCGATTCGACGACCTACCGCTACTACCGCTACCGCACCAACGTCGCCGACAGTCGCAACGTTGGCTTGGAATGTTTTGCAGAGGCCGATCTTTTCCGGATGCTGGGCAATCAATTGTCAACGACGCGCCTGACCCTGTTTGGAAACTTGGCCTGGATTGATGCCCGGTACCTCGACAGTCAACAGCCGGCATTTGATGGAAAGCAAGTCGAATTTGCGCCAAAAGTCAACCTCAAGACTGGCTTGAGCCTAAGCCACAAAAAACTGAAAGCCAGCCTTCAATGGAGTTATTTGTCCAGTCAATTCAGTGACGCGACCAATGCCATTTCTTCGCCCAATGCCGTGGAAGGCCTCATTCCCTCCTACCATGTTTTGGACGCGACGGTCGGTTACACCTGGAAATGGTTCACGCTGGAGGGCAGCTGCAACAATGCCTTGAACCGGATGTATTTTACACGTCGCGCAGCGGCTTATCCGGGTCCGGGAATCATCCCAAGTGATGGTAGGAGCTTCTTTTTGACCTTGCAAGTCAAGATTTGA
- a CDS encoding T9SS type A sorting domain-containing protein, with product MRHRYLFLIWIGCLAACLPLSGLQAQCTNQVMHTTGSAIVAGVNVTVTTSGNTCAWTTYCPTVTQPFFIGYAPGPGSGPGQFTFNFSPSISGIRLNFSGASNSPPSVEEIRLQINGAHYAMSAPGVANGCDPMASLTGAGDLVGCPGCGVSGWSNTSISGFPISSLTVEDFVVGGTPNGSLFSLFICNAFLPTEWLHFDAKVNSTEGVDLLWTTATEINNDFFTVERSADGVQWEEIAEVDAVGNSEVASEYRLSDEKPLADRSSYRIRQTSLDGSSSYSEVKEVNFDAVPEILIYPNPAKEVLHVEWQNFKGNPTADLQLQLRNPLGQTVNVAYSTVSGGLLLQTSDLSSGVYILEIRNTQGVFIKRFTVE from the coding sequence ATGAGGCATCGCTACCTATTTCTGATTTGGATCGGCTGTTTGGCTGCTTGCCTGCCGCTCAGTGGGCTGCAAGCCCAATGCACTAACCAAGTGATGCATACTACGGGTTCGGCGATTGTGGCAGGCGTCAATGTCACGGTGACCACTTCGGGCAATACCTGTGCATGGACGACCTATTGCCCTACCGTGACGCAACCGTTTTTTATCGGTTATGCCCCAGGCCCCGGCAGCGGCCCCGGTCAATTTACCTTCAATTTCAGTCCATCCATCAGCGGCATCCGGTTAAATTTTAGTGGGGCGAGCAATTCCCCGCCGAGCGTCGAGGAGATTCGCCTTCAAATCAACGGTGCGCATTATGCCATGTCTGCACCCGGAGTCGCCAATGGTTGTGACCCAATGGCATCGTTGACTGGCGCAGGGGACCTTGTGGGTTGTCCTGGATGCGGTGTCTCGGGTTGGTCCAATACCAGCATCTCAGGGTTTCCAATTTCATCGCTCACGGTAGAGGACTTTGTGGTTGGCGGCACACCCAATGGTTCGCTGTTTTCCCTTTTTATCTGCAATGCCTTTCTCCCCACTGAATGGCTTCACTTTGATGCAAAGGTCAATTCCACCGAGGGGGTCGATTTGTTGTGGACGACTGCAACCGAGATCAACAATGACTTCTTCACGGTCGAGCGCTCTGCTGACGGAGTCCAATGGGAAGAAATTGCCGAAGTTGACGCCGTAGGCAACAGCGAAGTGGCCTCTGAATACCGCCTCTCCGACGAAAAGCCCCTTGCCGATCGGTCGAGCTACCGCATCCGACAGACAAGTCTTGACGGCAGCAGCAGCTACAGCGAGGTAAAAGAAGTCAATTTCGATGCGGTGCCGGAGATTCTGATCTATCCCAACCCTGCCAAGGAAGTTTTGCATGTCGAATGGCAGAATTTCAAAGGCAATCCCACCGCCGATCTCCAGCTCCAATTGCGGAATCCATTGGGACAAACCGTCAATGTTGCGTATTCCACCGTATCCGGGGGCCTTCTGCTTCAAACATCCGATTTGTCCTCAGGCGTCTATATTTTAGAAATTCGCAATACGCAAGGTGTTTTTATTAAGCGCTTTACAGTGGAATAG
- a CDS encoding T9SS type A sorting domain-containing protein — protein sequence MKRFLPLRSVIARLSMTLPMLLILALAPSLQLFAGGGFVPAQIYDGPLNLAQPAAPPLNNPVSLNDRQIPTTPTDPKVDIEVTVSITPEEINWLNSLDNDLPYHHRGLSEAAYQQQLLAADNILRPLTWQANEPEAASSLENAEKHDVQSLKLLTCPNPSHGQFRATIEGSGTGLFTYRIVSLSGQVMESRNSASVFEDFDLSGNPAGIYYLQVMQGNTQLTARVLLQY from the coding sequence ATGAAACGATTTCTTCCCCTTCGGTCGGTGATAGCGAGGCTATCCATGACCTTGCCGATGCTCCTGATTTTGGCGCTTGCGCCATCGTTGCAACTCTTTGCAGGCGGCGGATTTGTCCCCGCGCAGATTTACGATGGCCCTTTGAATCTTGCCCAGCCGGCGGCCCCACCGCTCAACAATCCCGTTTCGCTGAATGATAGGCAGATTCCAACGACTCCAACCGACCCCAAAGTGGATATAGAGGTCACGGTCAGCATTACGCCTGAAGAAATCAACTGGCTAAACTCCCTCGACAATGACTTGCCCTACCACCATCGCGGACTTTCTGAGGCGGCTTATCAGCAACAACTTCTCGCCGCAGACAATATCCTCAGACCATTGACTTGGCAAGCAAATGAGCCCGAAGCCGCGTCAAGTTTGGAAAACGCAGAAAAACATGATGTGCAATCCTTGAAACTATTGACTTGCCCAAATCCGTCCCATGGTCAATTTCGCGCAACGATCGAAGGAAGCGGGACGGGCCTATTTACCTATCGAATTGTGTCCTTGTCCGGGCAGGTGATGGAATCGCGTAATTCAGCATCCGTATTCGAAGACTTTGATCTCAGTGGCAATCCGGCTGGCATTTACTATTTGCAAGTCATGCAGGGGAACACCCAATTAACCGCAAGGGTTTTGCTTCAGTACTGA
- a CDS encoding carboxypeptidase regulatory-like domain-containing protein yields the protein MNVKACMLMICGLLLGSFVLGQRISGTVGYEANQRSDSTKERWGAAGETVFLMPGKLQSKTDSLGRYSFGPLAPGTYTLRTSMEGLGQKRSWKSPSPTKTSFRIFTSTSFTAVCQASKSPTKPIP from the coding sequence GTGAATGTGAAAGCGTGCATGTTGATGATCTGCGGATTGCTCTTGGGAAGCTTTGTTTTGGGGCAACGCATCAGTGGAACCGTAGGTTACGAAGCCAATCAACGCTCAGACAGTACCAAGGAACGCTGGGGCGCTGCAGGCGAAACGGTGTTTTTGATGCCGGGGAAATTGCAGTCAAAAACCGATTCATTGGGCAGGTATAGCTTTGGTCCACTCGCGCCGGGCACTTACACGCTACGTACCAGCATGGAAGGCCTGGGGCAAAAACGAAGTTGGAAATCACCGTCACCGACCAAGACATCGTTCAGGATTTTTACTTCCACCAGTTTTACAGCCGTTTGTCAGGCGTCGAAATCACCGACCAAACCAATTCCGTGA
- a CDS encoding response regulator transcription factor → MGKASIRIVLADAQFLTRTGLGHLFAGHPQIRVVGEATDGEELQVVLASQNPQILIVDHQSSSDFALDRLAVLAKNHPAIKLMLVTDDQDHARIRAALAMDVQCILTKHCSPEEIVNAVIAIAKDEKFFCHKVLEIILEKPSDSDDCSPSNLSPREIEIIQLIAKGVSTKELADQLFLSTHTVYTHRKNIMKKLGVHSVSEMILYAVNSGISSKTTT, encoded by the coding sequence ATGGGAAAAGCATCCATTCGCATCGTATTGGCAGATGCCCAGTTCCTTACCAGAACTGGCTTGGGGCACCTTTTTGCGGGACATCCGCAGATAAGAGTGGTCGGGGAAGCGACGGATGGCGAAGAACTTCAGGTCGTTTTGGCCAGCCAGAATCCGCAAATCTTGATTGTGGACCATCAGAGCAGTTCCGATTTTGCATTGGATCGGCTTGCGGTCCTAGCGAAGAACCATCCGGCGATAAAGCTGATGTTGGTAACAGACGATCAGGATCATGCACGCATCCGCGCGGCGCTCGCGATGGACGTGCAATGCATTCTCACCAAACATTGCAGTCCCGAGGAAATCGTCAATGCTGTGATTGCCATCGCCAAGGACGAAAAATTCTTTTGCCACAAGGTGCTGGAAATCATCCTTGAAAAACCATCCGACTCTGACGATTGCAGCCCAAGCAACCTCAGTCCTCGCGAAATCGAGATCATTCAGTTGATCGCAAAAGGGGTCAGCACCAAGGAGCTTGCCGACCAACTTTTTCTGAGCACGCATACCGTTTATACCCATCGCAAAAACATCATGAAGAAGCTCGGGGTCCACTCGGTTTCAGAAATGATCCTCTATGCGGTGAATTCGGGCATATCCAGCAAAACGACTACCTAA
- a CDS encoding DUF4856 domain-containing protein, producing MKTQFHSSLRILSVGAMMAAAFFSSCREDKIKYDIPETYNFDNVSFSGQTSRLDMLDEISDYIATATTPGTVLDAQRLRDMFENQNNPFTFVATKQLKDKCFLADQTLIETWMDAVANSSTSTQPAASGVAGIATSLDGTEHFLLDSNGFEHAELIEKGIMGAVFYYQAVGVYLTESKTGSTVDNTTVTDGEGTALQHHWDEAFGYFGAPIDFPTNTNARFWARASTQRDAQISSNEAIMTAFITGRAAINHDDHTTKTAQIAIIRDNWEKVIAATAIHELNEAKSHLGDDALRNHEISEAIGYTRALKYSPVKKITDAQIQSIIDMLGTNLYAVTLPAIDNARAALAAPYGLESIMNAL from the coding sequence ATGAAAACACAGTTCCACTCCAGCCTTAGAATACTCTCCGTCGGCGCCATGATGGCAGCCGCCTTCTTCAGCAGCTGCCGCGAAGACAAAATCAAATATGACATCCCCGAAACCTACAACTTTGACAACGTGAGCTTCAGTGGCCAAACCTCGCGGTTGGACATGCTGGATGAAATCTCGGACTATATCGCTACGGCAACTACGCCCGGCACGGTACTCGATGCGCAGCGTCTCCGCGATATGTTTGAAAATCAGAACAATCCGTTTACGTTTGTGGCTACCAAACAACTCAAAGACAAATGCTTTTTGGCAGATCAGACCTTGATCGAAACTTGGATGGATGCAGTGGCTAACAGTTCTACTTCCACACAGCCCGCTGCTTCAGGAGTCGCAGGAATCGCAACAAGTTTGGACGGTACTGAGCACTTTCTGCTGGATTCCAACGGATTTGAACATGCGGAATTGATCGAAAAAGGCATCATGGGTGCGGTATTCTACTACCAAGCCGTCGGTGTTTATCTCACGGAATCCAAAACTGGCAGCACGGTGGACAATACCACGGTGACGGATGGCGAAGGCACGGCTTTGCAACATCATTGGGACGAAGCATTTGGGTATTTTGGTGCGCCAATCGACTTTCCAACCAACACCAACGCCCGCTTCTGGGCCAGGGCAAGTACGCAACGCGATGCACAGATCAGTTCGAATGAGGCGATCATGACAGCCTTTATTACAGGTCGCGCCGCCATCAACCACGATGATCATACGACCAAAACGGCCCAAATCGCCATTATTCGCGACAATTGGGAAAAGGTGATCGCCGCAACTGCCATCCACGAACTCAACGAGGCCAAGTCCCATCTCGGCGACGATGCCCTGCGCAACCACGAAATCTCCGAAGCCATCGGTTATACCCGCGCGCTGAAGTACAGTCCAGTGAAAAAAATCACGGACGCACAAATTCAAAGCATCATTGATATGCTTGGGACAAACCTCTACGCCGTAACTTTGCCCGCGATTGACAATGCGCGTGCAGCGCTTGCCGCTCCTTACGGTTTGGAAAGTATCATGAATGCACTCTGA
- a CDS encoding RNA polymerase sigma factor, with the protein MQENTLIAGCKNQDRRAQKALYELHAPKMLGICRRYLGQQADAEDALLNGFFKALSQIDTFEVKGSFEGWLRKIMVNECLMALRKRLRFPEAAELSDVQLRTSEDPMTIMAAGDLMAMVAKLPEGYRTVLNLHAIEGYKHHEIATMLGISINTSKSQLILAKQKLRSMVGQNVYPEAS; encoded by the coding sequence TTGCAAGAGAATACGCTCATAGCAGGATGCAAAAATCAGGATCGCAGGGCCCAAAAGGCACTCTACGAACTGCATGCACCCAAAATGCTGGGCATTTGCCGACGTTATCTGGGTCAGCAGGCGGATGCCGAGGACGCCTTGCTCAATGGATTTTTCAAGGCCTTGAGTCAAATCGACACCTTCGAAGTTAAAGGCAGTTTTGAAGGATGGCTTCGTAAAATCATGGTCAATGAATGCCTGATGGCCTTGCGCAAGCGCCTGCGATTTCCGGAAGCTGCCGAATTGAGCGATGTACAATTGCGTACCTCCGAGGACCCGATGACCATTATGGCCGCAGGCGACCTCATGGCAATGGTTGCCAAATTACCGGAAGGGTACCGCACCGTTCTGAACCTCCACGCGATCGAGGGGTACAAACACCACGAAATCGCGACGATGCTGGGAATCAGCATCAACACTTCCAAAAGTCAGTTGATTCTGGCGAAGCAAAAACTGCGCAGCATGGTCGGGCAAAACGTTTATCCGGAGGCGAGCTAA
- a CDS encoding imelysin family protein, with protein sequence MEVKTANKGRMRLQFVPILMGMMLLAASCKDKTDPTEYDRTALTANLGERVIVPAYDQLQDKVDLLRNGSADFRVAKDQVSLDSLQSRFAKAWLAWKACSAFEFGPAATASLRSVLNTFPCDTLQIHNNFTSGAYDLNQAVNLDARGFQALDFLLHGLGSGDAAILNRYQSPSDSSRLTEYLEAVVSDIQAQVSNVRQAWNSGYLATFKASLGTDVGSSTSMLVNELNRDLEIIKTASIGIPLGKQTFDSPLPEKVEALYSEISIELAIAELQGLELLFEGQKDGSAEGYGLREALNAVEALYNGENLGDAIHNQFQTAKAAVAAIPGSLSEAVVTNRVPVEAAYNEIQKLVILLKTDMASALSILITYTDADGD encoded by the coding sequence ATGGAAGTAAAAACTGCGAATAAAGGCCGGATGCGGCTGCAATTTGTTCCGATCTTGATGGGTATGATGCTGCTTGCGGCATCCTGCAAAGACAAGACCGATCCGACAGAATATGACCGTACTGCATTGACTGCCAACCTCGGCGAACGCGTCATCGTGCCGGCGTACGATCAATTGCAGGACAAAGTCGACCTGCTTCGAAATGGAAGCGCAGATTTTCGGGTGGCGAAGGATCAGGTTTCGCTAGACAGCCTCCAAAGCCGATTTGCGAAGGCTTGGCTGGCATGGAAAGCCTGTTCGGCATTCGAATTTGGGCCAGCGGCGACAGCTTCCCTGCGAAGCGTTTTGAATACATTTCCCTGCGATACCCTGCAAATTCACAACAATTTTACCAGCGGGGCCTACGACCTGAACCAAGCGGTCAATCTAGATGCACGTGGATTTCAAGCACTTGACTTTTTGCTCCACGGTTTGGGTTCGGGCGATGCTGCAATATTGAACAGGTATCAAAGCCCGTCAGATTCGTCCAGGCTCACGGAGTACCTCGAGGCGGTGGTCAGCGACATTCAGGCGCAAGTTTCGAATGTGCGTCAAGCTTGGAATTCAGGGTACTTGGCGACTTTCAAGGCAAGTTTGGGGACCGACGTGGGCAGTAGCACGAGCATGTTGGTCAATGAACTCAACCGCGACTTGGAGATCATCAAAACGGCGAGCATCGGAATTCCGCTGGGGAAGCAGACTTTTGATTCTCCATTGCCTGAAAAGGTGGAGGCGCTTTACAGTGAAATTTCAATTGAGCTGGCAATTGCCGAATTACAAGGTCTGGAACTGCTTTTCGAAGGCCAAAAAGACGGCTCTGCAGAAGGCTACGGACTACGCGAGGCATTGAATGCGGTCGAGGCGCTTTATAATGGCGAAAACTTGGGTGATGCGATTCACAATCAGTTTCAAACTGCCAAGGCTGCCGTGGCGGCAATTCCCGGTTCACTGTCCGAGGCTGTGGTTACCAACCGCGTACCCGTCGAAGCCGCCTACAACGAGATCCAAAAGCTGGTCATCTTGCTCAAGACCGACATGGCTTCCGCGCTCAGCATTTTGATCACCTATACCGACGCAGACGGCGATTGA